Proteins found in one Sphingobacteriales bacterium genomic segment:
- a CDS encoding DUF4407 domain-containing protein, translating into MPTLETPPTINSAHSNAITRFFWWSAGARTELLEETPSEQHIYFGIGATIVATALLAFLSGSYALYTIFKNPYLAIGFGILWALVIFNFDRFIVASLRKKFDKDPLDEKANIVQRFLYRHSDFIENAVKSMPRFFLAMLIGLIISKPLELRIFQGEVAVELKKVQNRKALEIEQSTSKQVFYESDTLKREQTYIATLISNKEAQRNVLQQQLLSISNKPKEELHTAFYENKRQLQKTDKELENLRRQYTPRLQYIEGRLVELEQQKTQIYQQLLQQSQQYDGLLARLEALELLEGERFSANWWKINLITLLFILIETAPVLVKLFLNRGNYDYKLHLLQQRERHEFEELEKYRKDRLDTGYRSELDLMKAKNKMEQDRQMEEIKAQHAQEKLRLKQESKLNEWFWKEMGDLKMQHIKQVLKTWEKNGSPGMTYQELLELLEDKNWEHLPEIEQIKKMLQEQVAAASNSNTAVSPTILSPTAANFDMRTYIQEVRVALQQRKMDFVLHQTEALCRQKISALHEKSLYWQKTWQQLQAAQKAAMISETEAEVARKNILHQIEQFLYIAENPPSCLLISKHLKEHKTAFTALFETTLNWKAEYSENPPYETPHSVIIADLTDAEPMWISVIEGIYGIQKNLLFAGDFLFKSIILPTATDKKVCFYNVEKPQEWLLEVYHQYQQRCFPAALPFLEKNTIGSNSAASSIA; encoded by the coding sequence ATGCCAACACTTGAAACGCCCCCGACTATCAATTCTGCTCATAGCAATGCCATTACCCGCTTTTTTTGGTGGAGTGCCGGTGCACGCACCGAATTGTTGGAAGAAACTCCCAGCGAACAGCATATTTATTTCGGTATCGGAGCAACTATTGTAGCTACTGCTCTGCTGGCGTTTTTGTCGGGGTCTTACGCACTTTATACCATCTTTAAAAACCCGTATCTTGCAATAGGCTTTGGTATATTGTGGGCTTTGGTGATTTTTAATTTTGACCGCTTTATAGTCGCCTCTTTGCGCAAAAAATTTGACAAAGACCCCCTTGACGAAAAAGCAAATATTGTTCAGCGTTTTTTGTATCGCCATAGCGATTTCATAGAAAACGCCGTTAAATCAATGCCGCGTTTTTTTCTGGCAATGCTTATCGGATTGATTATTTCCAAACCTTTGGAATTGCGTATTTTTCAAGGAGAAGTAGCAGTAGAACTTAAAAAAGTACAAAACAGAAAGGCTTTAGAAATAGAGCAAAGCACTTCTAAGCAGGTTTTTTATGAAAGCGATACGCTAAAACGCGAACAAACATATATTGCCACACTTATCAGCAATAAAGAAGCACAACGCAATGTATTGCAGCAACAATTATTGAGCATTTCTAACAAGCCCAAAGAAGAACTCCATACTGCTTTTTATGAAAACAAACGCCAACTTCAAAAGACCGATAAGGAATTGGAGAACCTGCGCCGCCAATATACGCCCCGCCTACAATATATCGAAGGGCGGCTCGTGGAATTAGAGCAACAAAAAACGCAAATTTATCAGCAACTATTACAGCAATCGCAGCAATACGATGGCTTATTGGCACGTTTGGAAGCCTTAGAACTTTTGGAAGGCGAACGTTTTTCGGCAAACTGGTGGAAAATCAATTTGATTACATTGCTCTTCATTTTGATAGAAACTGCGCCCGTGCTGGTAAAATTATTTTTGAACAGAGGTAATTATGATTATAAATTGCATTTGCTCCAGCAACGGGAACGGCACGAATTTGAAGAATTGGAAAAATATCGAAAAGACCGCTTAGATACGGGCTATCGCAGTGAATTAGATTTGATGAAAGCAAAAAATAAAATGGAGCAAGATCGCCAGATGGAGGAGATAAAAGCCCAACATGCTCAGGAAAAATTGCGCTTAAAACAAGAATCTAAGTTAAACGAATGGTTTTGGAAAGAAATGGGCGATTTAAAAATGCAACATATCAAACAGGTGCTGAAAACTTGGGAAAAAAACGGTAGCCCGGGTATGACGTATCAGGAGCTTTTGGAGTTGTTGGAGGATAAAAACTGGGAGCATCTTCCCGAAATAGAACAAATTAAAAAGATGCTGCAAGAGCAAGTTGCTGCCGCTTCAAATAGCAATACCGCAGTTTCGCCAACTATTTTATCGCCCACTGCCGCCAACTTTGATATGCGTACTTATATACAAGAGGTGCGGGTGGCTTTGCAGCAACGAAAAATGGATTTTGTACTGCACCAAACAGAAGCTTTGTGCCGCCAAAAAATCAGTGCTTTGCACGAAAAATCACTTTATTGGCAAAAAACATGGCAACAACTCCAAGCCGCCCAAAAAGCCGCTATGATTTCTGAAACTGAAGCCGAAGTTGCGCGTAAAAATATTTTACATCAAATAGAGCAATTTTTATATATCGCCGAAAATCCGCCTTCTTGCCTGTTGATTTCCAAACATTTAAAAGAACACAAAACTGCTTTTACTGCCTTATTTGAAACAACATTGAACTGGAAAGCCGAATACAGCGAAAATCCGCCTTACGAAACGCCACATTCTGTTATTATTGCCGACCTCACAGATGCCGAACCGATGTGGATATCGGTGATTGAGGGCATTTACGGCATACAAAAAAACTTATTGTTTGCCGGAGATTTTTTGTTTAAGAGTATCATTCTACCCACTGCCACCGACAAAAAAGTGTGCTTTTATAATGTAGAAAAGCCACAAGAGTGGCTTTTGGAAGTTTATCATCAATATCAGCAACGTTGTTTTCCGGCTGCTTTGCCATTTTTGGAAAAAAACACCATCGGCAGCAACTCTGCTGCATCAAGTATCGCTTAA